A single genomic interval of bacterium harbors:
- a CDS encoding TIGR02530 family flagellar biosynthesis protein — MVDKLTVTNSVNTKRPITPVSGGISDSKSGQIQGAGSTSFAELLREKGIQLSNHANTRIQSRNIPTSTENVSRLQSAIDKASAKGAKECLVLMDNTAYLVALKHLPDGKASQTVVTVISKDELQQRIFTSIDSVVIA, encoded by the coding sequence GACCAATCACACCCGTATCAGGTGGAATATCTGATAGTAAATCAGGGCAGATACAAGGGGCAGGTTCAACCAGTTTTGCCGAACTGTTAAGAGAAAAAGGGATTCAACTTTCAAATCATGCCAACACGAGAATACAGTCCAGAAATATTCCAACCAGCACAGAGAATGTTTCGAGACTGCAGTCTGCAATAGACAAAGCCAGTGCCAAGGGTGCAAAAGAATGCCTTGTTCTTATGGACAACACTGCATATTTGGTCGCTCTAAAACATTTGCCTGACGGGAAAGCAAGTCAGACAGTAGTTACTGTTATAAGTAAAGATGAGCTTCAACAGCGCATTTTTACTTCTATAGATTCGGTTGTAATTGCTTGA